A window of Chloroflexaceae bacterium genomic DNA:
CCTGCTCCCACCCGCCCTCGGGATGCCGGGCCCGCCCTCGGCAGGGGCGGGGGGAAACCCGGTGTCCCCACCTGCCCCGACCGGCGTCAGGGCGCCAGAGCTTCCACGTCCTACTGGCCGTAGACAAAGACCGCTAACGTCGAAAGAAGCAAGGCGCCTGTGCATATCGGCCAGAACAGCAATTTGGGCAGAAAGTTATGCTGATAACTGATAAAGATCATGCCTGGCACATGCACGATCAAGAACGCGATCACCGTGACCAGGAGAATCACAATGTATAGCAGGAGGTACAGGTGCTCCAGATAGGTACCGCTGCCACATTGTCGCGCAGGGTGGTATGCAGCAGGGCAATCACAAAGAACAGGGCCGCTGTATAGCTCAACGCGGAAACGAGATCCTGAGTGTCTGTCAACTGGCGATCGCTTAGCAGAAAGGCGAACAACAGCCCGAGGCTTACTACCCCCGGCAATACATAGGCAATAAACGGGCCAAGCACGTTGCGTCTGGCCACCAGCGAAAACTGCAACACGGGCGGCTCGGAGCGCTCGGCGCGAGCCTGCATACCCAGGTTGGCGCCGTCGTCGGAGGGGAACAGACTGAAGTAGCTCCGCTCAAAGCGCCAGTTGGTGATCTGCACGCTCTGGTCCACGCCGGGGAGGGCGCTGGGCCTCAGCAGGATATAGCTTTCCAGATCCGGCGTTAGCACGACGTTCTGTTCGAGCTCGGCAGGCAGCAGCCGCAGGCGGATCGAACGCTCGTCGAAGGGAAACTTGACCGGGTTCCAGCTCTGCTGCAGGGTCGTGTTGATGCGCCACACGATCACTTCCCCGTCGCCGCGCGGTGCGCGGGCCACCTCTTCAACCGGCATCAATTCGCCGAGTTCTTGAGTGAAGCTGAAACCTCGACGGACCTCTTCAGGGATGCTGTTGCTATAGAATTGCCATACAAACCCGCCCACCGTCACCGACGTTGCATCGGGAAATTGCACCGCCGTCAACTGTATGCCGGTCGGAACCACGAAGGGCTGATCCTCTGGGTCAAGCTCGCGCCGGTAATGCTCGAGGACGCGTTCAACGGCTGCCTGGCTGGTAAGCGCGCTGGCGGCCTCGCGGCTCAGGCGGGTGTCCAGTTGCCAGATCAGCCCGATCAACGCTAGACATGCCGCGGTGAAGGTCAGGCTGATGAACCAGGCTCCTGAGACAGGGCCAAAGCGTGCGGCGCTAAACAGGGCCAGGCCCAAAATAAGCGTACCGGCGGCGGCGATGGCAATTGTGGCGACGTCTCGCAAGATGCGCTCAGCAGGGAGTTGGAACTCAGCCGCGTCCACTACCAGCCCCAGGGCACTGCCACTGGTGGGGAGCGGAGCGAAGAACAGCCGGGTATCACGCCCGGTGAGCGAGTCGCGATGGTAAAGTTCGAGGGTTTCACCGGCCAGGGCGCGGCGCGCGGCCGCCTGGACCTCGGGGTCAAAGCCGCTGTCGGCATCGAAAATGCTACTCCGCGCCACGCGCGTGCGATCGGGGTAATCGAGAAACACGCCGTTCCGACCGATGACGAAACCGTAGCCCTGTGCGCCCAGATCGAGCCGGGCAAGCAGGTTGCGCACCTCCTGTAGCGAGAGATCGGAGGTCACTACGCCAGCGGGGGCGCTACCCCCGTCCTGGCGCTCGAAGGGACGGCCATATTCAATTAGCACTCTGCCCGCCCCGGTGGCCAGGAACGGTTCGCTCCAGATTGGCCCGCTCCGGATGGGATTGTGGTACCACGCCGTCTTTGGGGCGTTGGGATCTTCGGAGGGAAGCTGAGTGTAATCGTAGGTGGCGCCGATCAGTTCGTCAATTGTGCCCTCGGGAGTACGGTACACATAGACCTGAAAGAGCCGCAGCGCGGGATCGTAGACGAACGGTTCAAAGGTCACGGCCAGGCCATTCACGTCGGGCGCGGCTTCGAGATCGGCGCGCAGTCGCGCGGGGATCTGATCGTAGGGCAGCGCGCCGGAGGCCAGATCGTCGGCGATACCGTCGCCGAGGGCCTGGGCCATGGCAAAGGCGCCATCAATGCTCGTAGCGGAGTCGCTGAGGCTCTGGCGTACTCGCTCGTTTACGTTCGCGGCTGCCGCGGCCCGTCGCTGGAGGTGCAGACCGGTCAACAGAGCGGTGAGCAGAAGCAAGGCCACGAACGCAGCGGCGAGCAGGCGGCGTCCCGTCGTGCGGCTGGTGGCATTGGCAGTTGTGGTTGTCACTGGCAACCCTTCACACTGTACGGCTGCGCCGTACAGCCCGGGGTAGAAGGCTTTTTCTGGGAGGCATGGCGTTGCCCAACCCTCCACCCGGACAGCCGGCGTCAACCCAGCAGGTCTCCTCACGCCACGCCAGGCGCCACTTCCAAGGCGACCGCGCCAAGTTCAACGCCACCGGTCGCTCCTTGCCATCTCGCGCAGACTAAAAAGGGCCGAGCGGCACACCGCTGCGGCCCCGTTGCGAGCATCACCAGCTACTGCTGAATTGCGGGATGCGCCGCGAGGTAATCCAGCGCGTCCTGAACCGTCTCGATCTTTTCGGCGTCCTCATCACTGATTTCGATATCGAACTCTTCCTCGATGGACATGATCAGTTCCACCAGGTCGAGCGAATCAGCTTTGAGATCCTTGGCAAACGAGGCGCCGGGCACCACCTGCGTTTCATCAACGCCGAGTTGTTCGGCGACAATCTTGCGCAGGCGCTCTTCGATATCGGCTGATTGCATGGTACACCCTTTCATCTCAGACAACGGACACGACGCGCACCGGTCACGCGCGTTACGACTCCCCGGCATGAGGGCGATAACGCATCACCACCGTGCCGAGGACGCCATTCACGAAGCGGCTGGAATTATCGCTGCCGAACTGCTTGGCCAGTTCCACGGCCTCATTGATCACCGCCTTCACCGGCGTGCGCTCGATATCGTCCACCAGCAACTCGTAGAGCGCAATGCGCAGGATCGCCTTATCCACGCCGGGCATCTGCGTGATGGGCCAGTTTGGAGCCGCCTCCTCAATGATCCGATCAAGATAGGAGCGATGCTCCCAGACGCCAAAGACCAGATTGCGCAGAAATCGTTCGCCATCGGCGGTGAAGGCTTCCTCTTCGAGGCGGCGCTCGTAGACCACGTCAATCGGGTGGTCGGTAGCGTCCACCTCGAAGAGGATCTGCAACGCGGCAATGCGAACCCGATGACGCAGGCTAGCCAAGCGAGACCTCCCAGGCGTGCAGCGAACTGCCTTCGTAATCAAGGGGCGCCGATCCACGGTTCAAGCGGATTCTGGCCATGCCGGAGAGCGGTATCGGTCGAGGCGACAGGGAACCGCGTCGCAAGCGCGGACTGCCAGCAACTATGGCGCGCGGCGTCTGGCGATAGACGGCGACTGCACACTCGGGCCGCCCTCCGGCCATGGCGGCTGTACAGTTCCTGCCGTATGCTGTGCGCCTGCCGGTCACGAAGCGCCAGCGGGCGTCAGAGGGCCGCAGACAGGCGGGCGAGCGCCATAATCGGTTACACTGCAGCAGCGGCAGAGCGCTCCTCCTTCCATGTGCGGAGCAACTCGCCGACATAGGCGGTATGGTGACGAGCGGCGCGGAACTCCGGATCATCAATTAGAGCCAGTTGGAAGGGGATGGTTGTTTTAATCCCCGTGATCACACACTCGTTCAGCGCCCGGCGCATGCGATTCAGGGCGTCATCACGAGTTTCACCCCAGGTGATGATTTTCGCCAGCAGCGAGTCATAGTGCCTGGGCGGCGTATAGCCCGCATAGAGATGCGAGTCGACGCGCACGCCAGGGCCGCCGGGCGGCAAATAGAACTCTACGTCGCCGCCAGCCGGGAGGAAGTCCCGTTCAGGATCTTCCGCATTAATACGACACTCCACCGCATGCCATGCTAGTTTAATATCATTTTGTTGCAACGTCAAGCGTTCTCCAGAGGCGATCAGCAATTGCCAGCGCACCAGATCCACGCCGGTGACCATTTCGGTCACCGGGTGTTCCACCTGAATGCGCGTATTCATTTCAATGAAGTAATAATTTCCCTCTTGATCCATGAGGAATTCAAGTGTTCCGGCATTCACGTAGCCAATCGAGGAAATGCCGCGCACGGCATCGGCGCCCATC
This region includes:
- the acpP gene encoding acyl carrier protein → MQSADIEERLRKIVAEQLGVDETQVVPGASFAKDLKADSLDLVELIMSIEEEFDIEISDEDAEKIETVQDALDYLAAHPAIQQ
- the nusB gene encoding transcription antitermination factor NusB, whose product is MASLRHRVRIAALQILFEVDATDHPIDVVYERRLEEEAFTADGERFLRNLVFGVWEHRSYLDRIIEEAAPNWPITQMPGVDKAILRIALYELLVDDIERTPVKAVINEAVELAKQFGSDNSSRFVNGVLGTVVMRYRPHAGES